Below is a genomic region from Miscanthus floridulus cultivar M001 chromosome 1, ASM1932011v1, whole genome shotgun sequence.
AGTTATAGAATACATAGACAGAGCACGGAGGCACTGCCTTTGGAGAGTCTCTGACAGCAATGCTAAAATGAAGCCCCTGGTGGCCTGGAAAAAATGCAGCAAACCAAAAAGAAAAGGTGGTCTTGGCATCATCAATCTCAGAAGCCAAAACTCTGCCCTCCTTAAACACCTAGACAAATTCTACAATAGGAAGGAAATTCCATGGGTCAAACTGGTTTGGCATGCACACTACTCCAATGGTGACATCCCACATGCAACTATTGATAAAGGGTCTTTTTGGTGGAAGGATATTTTGAAGCTCTGTGATCTCTTTAGAGGAATTGCTAATTGCAAAATTGGAAATGGATCTACTGTTCTTTTCTGGTCAGACTTATGGAATGACAATGTCATGCAGAATAACTTCCCTAGACTTTTCACCTTTGCCAAAAACAAGAAGATTTCTGTGTTGCAATTCCTTTCAAACAACAACCTTGAGTCACAATTTCACCTCCCATTGTCTGAACAAGCTTACCAAGAATACCAAACAATGCAAGACTATATTCAAACTATACAGGTTCAACAGGACACAAAAGATTCCTGGCACTATATTTGGGGCAGCAGCAGCTATACTTATTCTAAATTTTACAACTTCCCCTACAGAAATGTTCAGCCTCCTGCCCCTTTCCTATGGATTTGGGATTCAAAGTGCTGTAACAAATTTAAAGTCTTCTCCTGGCTCATGATTATGGATAGGCTAAACACAAGGAATCTTCTTAAAAGGAAAAAACACAAGTTGGAGGGCAACAACTACAACTGTGTTCTCTGTAATCTCAATGTTGAGGAaactgcttttcatctcttcttcaGTTGCCCTTTCAGTCAGGCCTGCTGGCATCACTTGAATATGCACTGGAACTTCCAAAGTGATTTCTTCCAAATGATGATGCAGTCAAAACAACCAGAATCCCTTCTTCATggagatcttcatcattgctgccTGGCACATATGGAATCAGCGAAGCAACTTTATTTTTGACAGAGGACGGCCTTCTTTCTCCTCCTGGAAATGCTCCTCCTTAGACGAGGCTAGACTGCAAGCTCTTAGGATGTCTGAGGACAAACGTTCTTCTTTCCTCCTTTGTTTAGATCCCTTTTCTTAGTTTTCTGGTTGCCAAGTGGCTCTCTCAGCCTCTTGGGTGGTTTTTGTTGTGCTTGTTTCCCTGTACAGTTCTTAcccttatttttttataaaatctCACAGTGGGTGTTTCCCCTGCTGTATTTTAGGCTCAAAAAAATGGGGGGCAGGCGACTGGGTGAGGCGGGCCACCCTTTGCGAGGTGATCCACCATCCAACACCTGTTGTTAATGGCCAACCAGATGAAAAAATTGCAGCTCTAAGGGGCCCAACTCCTCCAAATCCTCCTCCATGGGGCAAATTTTATGGTGGCCATGACTTGCTGGTATAAGTGCCAGATCGTGCCAGCTTCCAACGGTGATGATCCTGAATATCTTGTTGTAGGACAAAACCATCCACTAGGTCCCAAATCAGTAAGTACTACACCAAAACCTGTACCGTTAATACCCCCTCGGTGTCAGACACCCATCTTCGATTGATCAAGGCTTGAGCTACTGTCAGACACTTCATAGTCTTTTCTGAAACAGACTTGAACAGGTTGGGTGCTAAGGTCTTCCCATTCAACCACCGGTCAGCCTGGAAACGAGTGGACTCTCCATTTCCCACAATTGTTTCCACAGCCATATGAAACAGAGCTTCAGCATTATGTGGAACCTGAATTGGTAGACCAGCCCAGGGCCAAGAAGGGTCAGTTTTTTGAGCCCATAACCATCGTATTCTTAGAACACAGCCAAGAGTTTGAAGATTATGAATTCCCAAACCCCCAGATTCAAGCGGCTGTTGAACCCTTACCCAAGAAACGAGGCAATTGCTACCATCTGCTTGTTCTTGACCTTGCCAGAGAAAACCTCGGTGCTTATTGTCAATGGTTTAAATAATCACCCACTTTGGATGATCGAGGGCAATCATATGATAAATGGCAGTAGCTGTCATCACCGCTTGGATCCTTACTTGATCAGGGAAGCCTTCCATCCTGGGAGATGATCTGCAATTTTATCAATCGGTGCTCAGTGGTAGGGTTGTAAATGGTATGGATATTTCCTGATTGACCATCCGACTGAAGGGCTTATCATATACTAAATGAATAACCCGCATCTGAATGCAGACATTCAATATTCATACCCTATCTGTATACTCAAAGTCGAATATATATGATGTCAATATCCATTCCTATCTTATCTGACACAGCTGACACTATCTGTACCCCAATCCGAATCCGAGAAAAAAAGTAACTATCTGTATTTGTATACGTAGGTTTCCGATCCGTTTACACTCCAGCGGCAAGAGCTCGGTCATAGTAGGCTTATGAATAGTCAGTGGGTGGCCCCACAAACTGCATGAGAAATCCCTGATAGCACAGGATATAACTGTTGAAGTGTACTGCAGGTCCTTGTCAGAGCAATGGATTGAAGTAGCTGACTAGCTGAGCTTTTAGACAAATTAGTTCCAAGGCCGGAGGCATGGCCAAACAAGTCAAAGACTGAAGGAGCTTGTTGGTCTGGAGATCAGTACAAGATGGCCTCAAAAAGATCACAGTAATTAAATTTGAGGCTTTTGACTCAGCATAAGGAATCAACAGGAACATTTACGCAATGAAGATAGTGAAACATCACAGGAACTAATTAACATTATCATATGAAAGAGGAATTTCGAAAATAATGAGAAcagcacaaaaaaaaaacatgaaacaAGTCTGCTATGGCTGCCTGGTCCTGATTTCTATGGAAAGTTAACTGTGCTCTGTTTTTGGTTTGCTGCTACTAAATTGTTTGTTCTTGTAACTCATCATTTATTGCATAGGAGGCCTACTCGATCACCACTTTCAAACAAGAAGAAACAATTTAAGTATCTAGTTTCTCCCCTCCTCAAACAGGCCTCATAGCCTTGCCGAATGGCATATCAATGGCACGTGACTTGCCCTTAGTCCTTGGACTCTTAGCAACCAATCATGCAGCATTGTAATTAAAGCCGAACTGTTCTGTTGAGAGTTCAATGGTCTGACCATAGGTTGGACCAGCACACTGCCGATTTGATAATATTACAAGTCGCATGCTGTCACACCAACTATTTTTGTGGAATGATACGTACATTGCTTTCCTCCACCCTGGCTAGGGTTGACCCTATTTCTGCCTCCTTTTTCTGTGATTATTACTTTCACAACGTTCACTTATATTCCCCGCAACTCATGTGATTCTATGCTGCAAATTTCTGGAATGCTATGGTTAGAATCCACCCATTTTTTGTAGGAAAGCCACGGGTTTAATTTCTTTAGGGTTTCATGATAGAGTGTTCTTTAAATTGAGCCATTCCAGACTGTCATCAGTTCAGTTTTCCTGTTTGAGTCATAGTTCCAGTTTGGCCTTGATAACTTGCCATGCACAAAGTATCCAGGTTCCAAAATAATATCGGGGAACATCGTGTTAAGTGTCCATAGGTGAATTTTGATTTGGAGTGTGGTCTTGCAAGGTGCCACACCTGCAGAATTGCAGTAGCATAGCTCTACATTTTTTTCTTTGATTAAAGTACTTGATCAACCTCTCTGGTTTCATATATCATTTAAAGGTAGTTCTACTGTGAAAAGCAGATAATGTTGATTGATTATGCTCTCTCTGTTAGTTGATTTTCTGCATATTTTTGCTGACATAGCTACATTGGTCTAGTTCCCGCATTCTGGGGTATTCTTTTTGCTCATAACTCTGGCGCAAGAGCTCCATTCATGCAATTACAAGGAGGCATCTGATATCATGGACCTACTTTATCGGATGGTGTCGTCAAATAAGGTATTGCCACTTTGTTCTATGGCCTACATCACGAGTTGCTAGGCTGTTTTGGTGCACCTAATGGATATATCAATTCATTGTGTTTATATTAGAAAGACTGACACGTTCAGTCTTCGTTTGTTCCTATTGGTTTTCTTTCGTTTAAGATTATGCAGTTTTAATGTTAAGTATGATGTATTGTTTTGAAACTTGAATATATAGGACCTGTGCTTCGCTTTGTTGCATGTTGACAAGTCACCGGCTGTTCAAACATCAAAGAACTTAGGAGAAATTGAAAATCATGCCAGGTTTGAAACATATCCTCAGCTTCAATTTAGTACTTTGGACATTATATATTATCAAGTTATATCCTTTGTTCTTATCAGGATTGATATTGCTAAGATATTTTGCAATTCCATCTTCAAATATGTGCGAGATGTTAATAATGCTGACATATTGTCCAAAACCCTTGGTCTGCTAGCAGAAATGATCAAATGGTAAGTTGGTTTCTCTTACTTTGTTCCTATAATTGAAGTGGCTATGAACTTTTGTAATGAGCATTTGTTTTGTACTGTGCCTGCTGGCCAAGACTTAGGACTATTGTGTGTCTGGGTGACACTTGCAAAATTTTACGAATTAATAGAAACATATTTTTCATACATTCACGATAATTGGGTGATTGTTTTGGTGACACATGTAAAATTTATGAATTGAAGAACCATTTGTTGCTACCTTTATTGTATTTGGGTGACAGTTGCACCATTTTTTTGAATTGGGAGAAACACTTGTTGGTATGTTTGTTAATTTGGTGGCTATGTTTATAAACATTCTATGGATTGTAATTTGTAATGACCAAACAATTGATTCATGTATAGTAGAATGGTAAAAAGGACAAAACAAACACAATAGCAGCTATTCTGAGGCTAACATTGTTTGTACATAGCAAATGCATTCATTGCTTGAAGAACAGATTTGTAGTTACTTTGATCCATTTATGGTTAATTAACATGAGTTGTGTGTATTCGTAATTTTTCTCAAACACACAGGTCATGTGTATTCATATCTACTAGTGTTTGGTACTTTTGGATTGCAATCTGATATTGTCATATGTGTATAGGGCTCTGTCTTGCCCTCTTAGTCTATGTATCACATGCATTATGCCAATCTACTATGCTTTCTTGATATCATGAGTTTAGGTTTTGTTCCCGAACCCTAAGGCTAACACTGCTGTGCCGCCCCTGGGGAGATTGATCTCCGCCGGGGGCAGCGCCGTATTGGGCCAATCTAGTTGATCCGTAGCATGGGGTGGCGGTTTCAAGTGTCCTCCTTTCTGCATCGTCAGGCTGATATACCTGTTGGTCCCTCactgccctgcacaggtaagcaataagcttaccagcacacacactcactcactatggctagaggtagaagaaggggtgAGCACAGGCACACATACAGCACAAGCACCATTGTTGGCTAGAGCTCTGCTCTTTTggtttgtggcaactgaactgTTTGTTTTCATTGCATAGAGGTAGAGTATATCCAACTCATGTACCAACTATAAGGTACACATGAGCATGGCTGAGTACAGCCccaactactcctagtactagcAGTACAATTCCTACCTCAACCCACTACTAAGACATGGCTGATGTattagctaccaactaatgtaccaGTGGTGGCCTATTGCCCTACTGCTACAACAACTAGGGCAGCAGAGAATGGCCTATTGTCAAATCTGTTGTGCAGCAAACAAAGAGTGAgaggttagcagcaggattaggggaagaatcaAAGAGTGAGAGGttagcagcagattatgtcttacaattcttcccctaatcctgctgctaacctaaagacttgacctcatccatgccaatcatcttcctcagctccatgaaccgcaggcgcccgagtgacttggtgaggatgtcagcgagctgtctgccggtctcgacactcgatgacgatctgcccttcaTTGACGCAGTCctggaggaagtggaacttgatgtcgatgtgcttgcttcAGTCGTGGAGGACAGGATTcttggcgagggcgatggcgggctgattGTCCACCATTAGAGCTGGCGGGTGAGCTTCCTCGCCGgttagctcgcccagcagccagcgCAACCAGACAGCCTGGCATGCCGCCGTGGCCGCTGCGACGTACTCCGCCTCACACGTCGACAGCGCCACAATCTTCTGCTTCAGCGATTGCTAGGCGATGGGGGCTGCTCCAAGGAAGACAAGCACACCAGTGGTGCTCCGTCGCCCGTCGATGTCTCCCGCCATATCTGCGTCGCTGAAAACAGTGAGCTCCggctcaccttcctttgccttgggGGGTGCCTCACTGAAGACCGTGAGCCGCAGCTCACCCTTGCCGccactcttggggaagatgaCCGCTTGATCaagcgtccccttgacgtagcgcagcaacCTTTTCACCGCCGTCCAGTGATCCTCACGCGGTTCCTCCATGAACCGACTAACATACCCGACCGCGAACGCGATGTCCAGCCGAGTATGCGTGAGGTAGCGCagccgccgacgatgctccggtagcgcgTCGCGTCCACCTTTGCCGCCATGCTGTGCTTGGACAACTTCAGCCACTCCTCCATTGGAGTTGTGTACAGCTTGCACTCCGCCATGCTGCTGCACTCTAGCAGCTTCTCCGCATAGGCGCGCTGGCCCAGGTAGATGTGCTCCTTCCCCTGCCTCACCTTaatgctgaggtagtaggagagcgcgccaaGATCGCTCATTTTGAAACGAgcagccatctcgcgcttgaagccgtCTATGTCCTCCGCCCGCGCTCCAGTGacaatcaagtcgtccacatacacgccgatgacgagctcctccttTCTCCGTTGCCGCGTGTACAACGCGTGCTCTGTGGCGCAgcgagtgaacccaagctcgcccaaggtAGCGTCGAGCTTAGCGTTCCACGTTCgaggggcctgccgcagcccgtagagcgccttgcgcagcttgagcaccttgtgctcagcgcccttgacagcgaagcccggagcttgcttgatgaagaccgcctccgcgagctcgccgttgaggaacgcAGACTTGACGTCGAGGTGGTGGACGCGCCAATCCTTCGCTGCTGGCATGGCCAACAGCAAGCGAACGGACTCCATTCGCGCCACCGGAGTAAAGACTTCCACGAAGTCGATGTCCTCACGCTGCACGAAGCCGCGGGCGACGAGCCgagccttgtacttgacaatggcgccaCACTCGTCCCGCTTCACCTTGTAGCTCCCCCTTTGCCGACAAGGTTGTCCACCTGCCTGAACCGAACCTTCTCGCCGTCATGGAAAGCATCCACGAACTCGTCGATGTCGGTGGGTGGTGATGCGAACTCCAGTGGGGGTGTTCCTTGTTTTGCCGTCGCAGGGGACTGTGGTGGAGGTGAATGCGCCGCTGCTGGTGGAGACTGCTCTCCAGCAGCATCCTGTTCTCCAGCAGCCTGCTCTCCAGCGCCATCATCTCCTCCTCCTGGGATCACCAAGTGCTCGACAACAAATATGCTGCTGACACCAGCAGCTTCCCCGGCTCCTTGATCCTCCCAATCCCAAGCAGCCATCTCGTTGAACACTACATCCCTAGAGACCACCACCCTGCCTCCCTTTGATTCATAGAGTCGATAGGCCTTGCTGCCCTCCTCATAGCCCAATAGCACCATGGGCGTGCTTCTGTCCTCCAGCATGCCGAGGTGGGGCTTTGTGTTCTTGACATGGCCAACGCAGCCAAATATCCTAAGGAAGGACACATTCggcttgcgtccatgccaagcctcgaacgACGTTTTGCCCTTCATAGCTTTGGTGGGCgtgtggttgaggatgaacaccgccgtggtcaccgtctCTCTCCAGAACTCCGCCGGCATCTTCTTAGCCTTCATCATCGACCTCGCCATGCCGACCACTGTCTGGTTGCGCCTTTCCCCCACGCCATTCTGCTGCGGCgtgtacggcgcggtgtggtggcgcaccacaccttgatccgcgcagtacgcTGCAAACTCTACAGAGGTGATTCGCCGCTACGATCAGTCCGCAGCACGTGCAGCTTCTTGCTGCTCTCCGCCTCCgcgcgcgccttgaacttcttgaccgcttcccctacctcggTCTTGCTGGTCAGAAGCTGTAGCCACATGAACCGGCTGCAGTCATCCaccagcaagatgaagtacttgcgccCACCGTGCGTCGCCGGagtgatcggcccgcagaggtcatCATGGACCAGCTCGAGGGCCTCTGCCGCGCGGTACTTCGCCGTCTTCGGGAACGGCAGCCTTCTTTGCTTCCCGGCCAGGCAACTGTCACACGGCTTGCCTACGTGCTCGATGTGAGGCCGCCCCCAGACCATCTTTTCCAGCTTGCCGAGGGCATCGAAGCTAAGATGGCCATAGCGGGTgtgccacagccatggctcctccgTGCGCTGCGCAGCCAAGCAGATGGGcttctccaccttcaagtcgagcaggtacagccggttccgggacctcttcaccttggcaagaagccgctgctcccggtccctaatcctgaggacgccgtccttgatcagcACCTCGCTGCCTCGCTCATCCAGCTggtcaatgctgatgatgcttgaacgcagctgcgggatgtaatatacatccgtcagcgcgcggtgctcgccgttctggctcctgaagatgatgatgccaccccctcggatcgccacccttgagctgtCACCGAACTTCATCGTGCCGGTCACGTTGCCGTCcagctcggagaaggctgccttggagcccgtcatgtggttgctggcgccggagtccaggtaccaccgctgctcctgctcgccatccacacgttcgaggtggacttgagcgcgcggttcgtcgaggttgacagccttcagagccttcccgTGCTCCTCCACCGCAATcatctctcccttctccttggcctcaacgtcgtgcagtaCACAGAACGTcgtcatcaggagagtggcctcatcatcatcatcagccttcgccaaatgagcctcagccttcttctcctacttgcgatttgggcacttctttgcccaatggcctgtcttcccgtagtgccggcaggcgttggggtcgaccttcttcttagAAGCCTTgctgcggcgcttgccatcgccaccgcggctggaggaggctttcccggacttcttctccttcatccgggcagcccactcatcctctgtcagcagcagcttgccgctgtccgtcgttgttgtggcctgctccatgcgctcgtcaaccgcccgcagacggcctgtcacatcctcaatgggcAGGGTGGACAGGTCCAACATCGTCTCTATGAGGATaacgatctggatgtacttcaccggtacggagtggaggtacttggaagaccgtctcttcttcgtcgatggtgacaccgtggctccccagcttgctgatgagcgactgcaggcggagggagaagtcctccaccgactcaccatccttgaacttgaggttggtgtaCTTCTGCTTCAgtagctgggccgtcgccttctttgcacgattagagccgacgcgcatcgctgcaatggcctcccacgcctccttagcaaacttctttgcccccaacggctcccggtACTCCGCaggcacagcagcgaggatggCCTCcagcgctgacatgtcatcttcttctacgtcggtgcccttgtcgatggcgttccagagccgtcgggctctgaggttgaccttcatggtcactacCCActtgccatagttggtgcgagtcagctgTGGCCAAGTAGTGCCGCTGATCTCCCGCACCATGCGCatgacgacctcctgtcgtggctgggcagccctAGCAGCACTGCCGCCTCCCGCAGCTCCGCTGCTATCGCCCGTCTCCGAGCCAGGTGCCACTTGTTGGTCCGGCGATGCAGGCGAACCTGTACGGCTTCGATGCCACTTGTTGGTCTCTCactgccctgcacaggtaagcagtaagTGTAAGATTGGTGTATAATGCGTGGATGTATTGCTTGAGCCCCTTAGGCTGATTATATAGGAGTACATGGCTTGGAGGGCAAGTAGCCTCTCCTAGAGATAAGGAAGGTTATCCCAGGATTACAATCAATCCTAAACTAATCATATCCGGAGTTGCCTAATATACTCTAACATCCCCCCGCAGTCACAATGGGAGCGCGCAGACGATGAGACTCGAGAATAAGCCGAAGAGAACCCGAATACACAAAATCAGCAGCTTCTTGCCGACAGGGTCAGCAGGACGATAGGGCGACTGCGATGGTAGATGGTGCAGCTAAAGAGCGCAACTGCATCTTCCTTCAACAATATCGGCGGCGGTGTCCGCGAGCGTGCGGCAATAGGCGTGGACTTGGACCGAGGGCCAGCGTGACGAGGACCAGCAGCATGGGTGGCGCCACCGCCTGAAAAGGCGGCGTCGCCGGCGAGGATGGCTGGATCACGAGCGTTGCCGCAGCAGCCTGAAGGGCACAACGACAGCCTCATCTTCGGCGATGACGAACGGCAGGGCGACGCAACCCGATCTCTGAtcgggaaaaagaaaaaaaaacagcagcAGCAAGACGAACCTTGGGGTACAATCTCGGATGCCCCTAGCAGTGCCCCAtcccctcccttctctcttcccAGTTCAACACGGACAAAGGGGAATAGAAATCAGGGACAGGAGGAACCGGCCGTCCAGCGGCCGAGCAGCAGGGGGGCAGCGAGATGGGGGAGGTAGGTCCTTCTGTTGTTGGTTGACCACGACGGCGCGGCGGATCAGAAGGATCGGTCGTGCATCCTACGAGGGCGCTGCCCCCGGTGGAGATCGATCTCCCCGGGGGCGGCGCGAGGGCAGCGGAAGCCGGAAACCTAGGGTTAgaaccttgctccgataccaTGTAAGATTGGTGTATAATGCGTGGATGTATTGCTTGAGCCCCTTGGGCTGATTATATAGGAGTACATGGCTTGGAGGGCAAGTAGCCTCTCCTAGAGATAAGGAAGGTTATCCCAGGATTACAATCAATCCTAAACTAACCATATCCGGAGTTGCCTAATATACTCTAAcagtaagcttaccagcacacacactcactcactatggctagaggtataAGAAGGGGTGAGCATaggcacacacagcacaagcaacaGCGTTGGCCAGAGCTCTGCTCTTTTGGTTTGCGGCAACTGAACTGTCTGTTTTCATTGCATAGAGGTAGAGTATGTCCAACTCATGTACCAACTATAAGGTACACATGAGCATGGCTGAGTACAGCCCCAACTACTACTAATACTAGCAGTACAATTCCTAcctcagcccactaccaagacatggctgatgtaTTAGCTACCAACTAATATACCAGTGGTGGCCTATTGCCCTACTGCTACAACAACTAGGACAACAGAGAATGACCTATTGTCAAATCTGCCGTGCAACAAACAAAGAGTGAGAGGTCAacagcagattatgtcttacaatACCATGGGCCCTATGACCATCTTGTGACCTGTTGCATCATGCGGGTGCCACCGTTCGGGCCATGCCTTGTTCTCCCACGCTGCCGGTTGGGTTGTGCCGTGGTTTGTTGCGTTGAGATGTTGCTGTTTTTCCCCCAATGTCTTGTTTGCCAATCCCTCCCTCACTATTCAGTCGCTGGCTCTCCCAAGGACGAGGTTTTTATCACATGCCCTCCTAGGCAGCAATGTCGTTGCTCGTGGTCAAGCCACCTTCACAGTTGCCACTTATCTAGGCTGGTGCCACCCTTGTTGGTCCTCCTCGTCACGCTGGCTCTTGATCAAAGTTCCTACTGCCGCCACCTCATGGACATCGCCGCTAGTGTTGCTAACGGATGAGGCGTGAGCACTTGTTGATATGTCCGAGCAGCCTCGTCTACCTTCACCATTCGATCGAGTCATTGTCCTATTGAGCCGTCTGCAGGAAGCTAGTGATTGTGTACTCATGTGCCTCTGTTGATGCTTCAGACCAGCGCCTCCCTCTATGGCTTTGACCATGTCCACTTTGACCTCAGCTACCGTGAGGACAAAAAGGGCTATAG
It encodes:
- the LOC136490446 gene encoding uncharacterized protein; the encoded protein is MCTLQLPISVIEYIDRARRHCLWRVSDSNAKMKPLVAWKKCSKPKRKGGLGIINLRSQNSALLKHLDKFYNRKEIPWVKLVWHAHYSNGDIPHATIDKGSFWWKDILKLCDLFRGIANCKIGNGSTVLFWSDLWNDNVMQNNFPRLFTFAKNKKISVLQFLSNNNLESQFHLPLSEQAYQEYQTMQDYIQTIQVQQDTKDSWHYIWGSSSYTYSKFYNFPYRNVQPPAPFLWIWDSKCCNKFKVFSWLMIMDRLNTRNLLKRKKHKLEGNNYNCVLCNLNVEETAFHLFFSCPFSQACWHHLNMHWNFQSDFFQMMMQSKQPESLLHGDLHHCCLAHMESAKQLYF